The window TATTTCACCTGAATCAACATTATAACTATACGCTTGCGTAAACACAGAGCCTCCAATTATTAAAGCTGCATTGTTAATAATCGAGTCATAAACCCGAGCTCCCGTGTAAAGATTACCAACTCCAGCTACATCTCCATGCCCCCCTTCAAAATTAAAAACTTTGGCACTAGATGGTATAGAATTATATTGTGGAATACCAAAAATCTTTAAATCATCTTTCGCATCATAAAAAAATGTATGCTTCACATTATTAGCAACATCACTTGTATTAAACCCTAAGTTTAATTTACTAACACCCATCGAATATACCGTATCAATTAAATGCACTTGACTAATCACCTTTTGATTTGAATTTGGATCAACAAGATACGGGATATTTATCGTCATCCCTCCCACAGAGACTGGGCTGGTGTTGGGTATTCCTTCCTTTGCGATCATATGCGTTACCTCCTGTGCTATCGCGCCTCCACGACTCCATCCATACAATTGTATATCCGTATCTCCACGATTGTAATTTTCTACTATCTTATTATAAACATTACTGGCAATTTCTTTTGATCCTAAACCTGTAGCACCACTTATTTGGCTATCCAACCATCCATTTTGACTATCATTCCCGACTCCCGGAAAATAATATGCAGTGCCCGACCCTATATAATTTTTCGAGAGGTCGTATATAATACTAGTCTGACTATTCACCTCACCATTTTTTCCATTAGAATCATACCAAGTCCCATCGATAAAATAACCTGCTCTACCCTCCGGATCCACGCCATTCACCGGATCATTATTCGCGTAACTGTAAAGACTCATATCTGAGGCGTGGCCTAGGGGATCGGCGGAGAAAAAGCGAGCGGTGGGATAATGATACAGCCTTGCGCCCATGTGAATGACATCGCCTTCCGTGCGATACCCCCGCCAGCCGCTCGCTTCATGCAAGCCCACACCCTCCCCAAGCCGCTTCTTAACTGCTTCGCGCGATGGGCCGTAACCAAGATAACGTGTCTCTTTCCACGTCATCACGTTGTTATAAACATAACCCACGCTATGTCCATACGCATCATTCACGTTTCCCCTTGCCACCGCACTCCCTCCCGTCCCGCCTCCTTCCTCGATCCACGCTTCTATGCCGCCGCCCGCAGGTTTTATGAGCAAGCCCGAACATTATTTTGAAAAACATGCACAAAGAATGACCCCGCGAGCCAAGCGTTCTGCCTTCCAACACGTGCAACGAAGCGGCTTCAGAGGCAGTGCGCCAGAATCTAGGCAAGAGACAGCATGGCAGGGCGATGTTGCCGTGCCGCTGGATTGATGGATGGATCACGCTGTGGCTGATCTTCCGACACAGCCGCGCTCAGGCTTAAAAAGCACCAAACCTATGATCTCGCCCCAGTCGTTACACTCGCCGTCATCTTGCTCCCAAGCCGTATTAGCTCCGCATCTATCCGGGCTTGCCGGTTTCATCAGCCTTTCGCGGTGAATGAAGATGGCGAAGGCAGCGCATTGGCTTCCTGATCGTAGCCCGTATGAAGTCCGCCATGCACGCGTCTGGCAGGGTTTTTGCCGCAGCATGAATGGATTGGCCACACCCACACCTCAATCT of the Candidatus Methylacidiphilales bacterium genome contains:
- a CDS encoding DUF2235 domain-containing protein, producing the protein MNDAYGHSVGYVYNNVMTWKETRYLGYGPSREAVKKRLGEGVGLHEASGWRGYRTEGDVIHMGARLYHYPTARFFSADPLGHASDMSLYSYANNDPVNGVDPEGRAGYFIDGTWYDSNGKNGEVNSQTSIIYDLSKNYIGSGTAYYFPGVGNDSQNGWLDSQISGATGLGSKEIASNVYNKIVENYNRGDTDIQLYGWSRGGAIAQEVTHMIAKEGIPNTSPVSVGGMTINIPYLVDPNSNQKVISQVHLIDTVYSMGVSKLNLGFNTSDVANNVKHTFFYDAKDDLKIFGIPQYNSIPSSAKVFNFEGGHGDVAGVGNLYTGARVYDSIINNAALIIGGSVFTQAYSYNVDSGEISKNKTFGK